Proteins encoded in a region of the Paenibacillus sp. W2I17 genome:
- a CDS encoding argininosuccinate synthase: MAKEKIVLAYSGGLDTSVILKWLKETYDAEIIAFTADIGQKDELDGLEEKALATGASKVYIDDLRDEFAKDFIYPMFQAGALYEGQYLLGTSIARPLIAKRMVDIARAEGATAIAHGATGKGNDQVRFELNAAALTPDINVIAPWRLEEFRNQFPGRAEMIAYAEKHGIPVTASAAKPYSTDRNLLHISYESGVLEDPWFDPSADENKDMFLLSSAPEDAPDQAEYVELEFEQGDCVALNGERLSPLQVMEQLNELGGKHGIGRVDMVENRFVGMKSRGVYETPGGTILFTAHRKMESITMDREVMNLRDSLITRYSTLVYNGFWFAPERLALQALVTESQKNVTGTVRVKLYKGNIIGAGVKSPVSLYNPDIATMEADPTQAYDQGDATGFIRLNALRLKVNSGVEQNKN, translated from the coding sequence ATGGCTAAGGAAAAAATTGTACTCGCATATTCAGGCGGGTTGGACACATCTGTAATTTTGAAATGGTTGAAAGAAACGTATGATGCAGAGATTATTGCGTTCACAGCGGATATTGGACAAAAGGATGAACTGGATGGTTTGGAGGAAAAAGCACTGGCAACAGGCGCTTCCAAAGTATACATTGACGATCTACGCGATGAGTTCGCAAAAGATTTCATCTATCCGATGTTCCAGGCTGGGGCCCTCTATGAAGGACAATACCTGCTTGGTACAAGTATCGCTCGTCCACTGATCGCTAAACGTATGGTGGATATCGCTCGTGCAGAAGGTGCTACAGCCATCGCTCACGGCGCTACAGGTAAAGGTAATGACCAAGTTCGCTTTGAGCTGAACGCGGCTGCGCTGACACCAGACATTAACGTAATTGCACCTTGGCGTCTGGAGGAATTCCGTAACCAATTCCCGGGACGTGCCGAGATGATTGCTTACGCTGAAAAACATGGTATTCCGGTAACCGCTTCTGCGGCTAAACCATACTCCACAGACCGTAACTTGCTGCATATCAGCTATGAGAGCGGTGTGCTCGAAGATCCTTGGTTCGATCCAAGCGCGGACGAGAACAAAGACATGTTCCTGCTGAGCAGTGCACCTGAAGATGCACCAGATCAAGCGGAATATGTTGAACTTGAATTCGAACAAGGTGACTGTGTTGCGCTGAACGGTGAGCGTTTGAGCCCGCTGCAAGTGATGGAGCAACTGAACGAGCTGGGTGGCAAACATGGTATTGGCCGTGTAGATATGGTTGAGAACCGTTTTGTTGGTATGAAGAGCCGTGGCGTATACGAAACACCAGGTGGAACAATTTTGTTCACCGCACATCGCAAAATGGAGTCCATCACGATGGACCGTGAAGTGATGAACCTGCGTGATAGCCTGATCACACGTTACAGCACACTCGTTTACAACGGTTTCTGGTTCGCACCGGAACGTCTGGCGCTGCAAGCACTGGTGACTGAAAGCCAGAAGAACGTTACAGGTACAGTTCGTGTGAAACTGTACAAAGGCAACATCATCGGCGCTGGTGTGAAAAGTCCTGTCAGCCTCTACAATCCGGACATCGCAACAATGGAAGCTGATCCAACGCAAGCCTACGATCAAGGTGATGCAACAGGCTTTATCCGCCTGAATGCATTACGTTTGAAAGTAAACTCCGGCGTGGAGCAAAACAAAAACTAA
- the argH gene encoding argininosuccinate lyase: MSKLWGGRFTKQTNHLVEEYTASINFDKALAEEDIQGSLAHVTMLGKCGILPAEDVETIKEGLITVLHKIRAGEVEFSVSDEDIHMNIEKNLIETIGPVGGKLHTGRSRNDQVATDMHLYLRERVVGFVGMLHSLQEALIGQAKDNLDTIVPGYTHLQRAQPILFAHHLMAYVSMFQRDAERLMDSYKRINILPLGAGALAGTTFPIDRHFVAEQLGFDGVYENSLDAVSDRDFIVEFLAAASLIMTHLSRLSEELVLWSSTEFGFVELDDAFCTGSSIMPQKKNPDVPELVRGKTGRVYGNLIGLLTVLKSLPLAYNKDMQEDKEGMFDTVATLEGALQLFAPMIATMTVNKDRMRQAVNQDFSNATDIADFLVGEGLPFRQAHEVIGKTVLYCIQNSKYLLDLTIDEFRQFSPLFDDRIYDVLQPEAVVNARNVYGGTASGQVAEAIGRSEKVLEITEQWITNRG; this comes from the coding sequence GTGAGCAAGCTGTGGGGAGGACGTTTTACAAAACAAACCAATCATTTGGTTGAGGAATATACGGCATCGATCAATTTTGACAAAGCTTTGGCTGAGGAAGATATTCAAGGAAGTCTGGCTCATGTAACGATGCTGGGCAAATGCGGCATTCTGCCAGCGGAAGATGTAGAGACCATCAAAGAAGGATTAATCACCGTTCTGCACAAAATCCGTGCGGGCGAAGTGGAATTCTCCGTATCGGACGAAGACATCCACATGAATATTGAGAAAAACCTGATCGAGACGATTGGTCCTGTAGGGGGTAAATTACATACAGGCCGTAGCCGGAACGATCAAGTTGCAACGGATATGCACCTATACCTGCGCGAACGCGTGGTTGGATTTGTAGGCATGCTGCATTCCTTGCAGGAAGCACTGATCGGACAAGCGAAAGATAACCTCGATACGATTGTACCGGGTTATACGCATCTTCAACGGGCACAGCCAATTCTGTTCGCCCATCACCTGATGGCGTATGTATCCATGTTCCAACGGGATGCGGAGCGTCTGATGGACAGCTACAAACGCATTAACATCCTGCCACTGGGCGCAGGTGCGCTCGCGGGCACAACATTCCCGATTGACCGTCATTTTGTGGCGGAACAACTGGGCTTTGATGGCGTCTACGAGAACAGTCTGGACGCAGTAAGCGACCGTGACTTCATCGTTGAGTTTCTGGCGGCAGCTTCGCTGATCATGACCCACTTGTCCCGTCTGAGTGAAGAGCTGGTACTGTGGAGCAGCACGGAGTTTGGATTTGTTGAACTGGACGATGCGTTCTGTACAGGCAGCAGCATCATGCCTCAGAAGAAAAATCCAGACGTTCCTGAACTTGTTCGTGGTAAAACAGGACGTGTGTACGGCAACCTGATCGGTTTGCTGACGGTACTGAAGTCTCTTCCATTGGCGTACAACAAAGACATGCAGGAAGACAAAGAAGGCATGTTTGACACAGTAGCGACGTTGGAGGGTGCACTGCAACTATTCGCACCAATGATCGCGACGATGACAGTGAACAAGGATCGGATGCGTCAAGCGGTCAACCAGGATTTCTCCAACGCTACGGATATTGCCGACTTCCTCGTGGGCGAAGGCTTGCCTTTCCGTCAAGCGCATGAAGTAATTGGTAAAACCGTGCTGTACTGTATCCAGAACAGCAAGTATTTGCTGGATCTGACGATTGATGAATTCCGTCAGTTCTCACCACTGTTTGATGACCGAATCTATGATGTGCTGCAACCGGAAGCGGTAGTGAACGCTCGTAATGTTTACGGCGGGACAGC
- the argF gene encoding ornithine carbamoyltransferase translates to MTAQQTEKVQKIDLRGRDFIEFTDYTAEEIRYLLDLAIEIKGKQKSGVPFQPLKGKTIGLIFEKSSTRTRVSFEVGMFQLGGHALFLSKNDIQLGRGETTHDTAKVLSRYLDGIMIRTFGHHNVTELAEHADVPVINGLSDAAHPCQVLADFQTVLEHKGKLAGLKMAYIGDGNNMAHSLMLGAAKMGMHVAVATPEGYEPDSAVVEQARIIAQESGSEVTVTYSAQEAAKDADIVYTDVWASMGFEEEQKIREQAFAAYQVDEELMKGAKPDYMFLHCLPAHRGEEVSAGVIDGPNSLIFDQAENRLHAQKALMAALMSE, encoded by the coding sequence ATGACAGCACAACAGACGGAAAAGGTTCAAAAGATTGATCTGAGAGGCCGGGATTTTATCGAATTCACGGACTACACGGCCGAGGAAATTCGTTATCTGCTTGATCTCGCGATTGAGATTAAAGGCAAGCAAAAAAGCGGTGTACCTTTCCAACCGTTGAAAGGTAAAACGATCGGACTTATTTTTGAAAAATCATCCACACGTACACGTGTATCCTTTGAAGTGGGTATGTTCCAATTGGGCGGACACGCGCTCTTCCTGAGCAAAAATGATATCCAGCTGGGTCGTGGGGAAACAACACATGATACAGCCAAAGTATTGTCCCGTTACCTGGACGGCATCATGATCCGTACCTTTGGACACCATAATGTTACTGAACTGGCAGAGCATGCTGATGTTCCAGTCATTAACGGCCTGAGCGATGCAGCGCATCCTTGTCAGGTACTGGCAGACTTCCAAACGGTGCTGGAGCACAAAGGCAAGCTCGCAGGTCTGAAAATGGCTTACATCGGAGATGGCAACAACATGGCACATTCCCTGATGCTCGGAGCAGCGAAGATGGGTATGCATGTTGCTGTAGCAACGCCAGAAGGCTATGAGCCGGATAGCGCAGTTGTGGAGCAGGCACGCATTATCGCACAGGAGAGCGGTTCTGAAGTGACTGTAACCTACAGTGCACAAGAGGCAGCCAAAGATGCAGATATCGTGTATACGGATGTATGGGCTAGCATGGGCTTTGAGGAAGAGCAAAAGATTCGGGAGCAGGCATTTGCGGCATATCAAGTGGACGAGGAACTGATGAAAGGCGCGAAGCCGGACTACATGTTCTTGCATTGTCTGCCAGCACACCGCGGCGAAGAAGTAAGTGCCGGTGTAATTGACGGACCGAACTCCCTGATCTTTGATCAGGCGGAGAATCGTTTGCATGCACAGAAAGCATTAATGGCTGCATTAATGAGCGAATAG